In the genome of Enterococcus hirae ATCC 9790, one region contains:
- a CDS encoding malolactic enzyme yields the protein MLTGLNLLNNPFLNKGTAFTKEERAKYGITGMLPSTVQTLEEQSIQAYGQYLSKQSDLEKRIFLMNLFNTNRTLFYKLMGQHLVEFMPVVYDPVVADSIEQYNEIFLKPQDAAFLSIDEPENIKASLQNAADGRDIRLIVVTDAEGILGMGDWGVNGVDIAIGKLMVYTAAAGINPAQVLPVSIDAGTNNEELLNNPLYLGNRHRRVTGQKYYEFIDQFVDAATDLFPELLLHWEDFGRGNAATILEKYEDKITTFNDDIQGTGIVVLAGVLGGLNISGESLKDQTILTFGAGTAGVGIANILLDEMIRQGVSEEEARKHFYQVDKQGLLFEDTEGLTPGQIPFARKRSEFTNSAELTTLEAVVKEIHPTIMIGTSTQPGAFTEEIVKEMASHTPRPIIMPLSNPTKLAEAKAKDLIEWTDGKALVGTGIPAADVEYQGVTYQIGQANNALMYPGLGLGLIASTATRVNAEIISQASRALGGIVDVTQPGAAILPPVAKITEFSQTIAETVAKSVVSQKLNREEITDIKAAVESAKWVPEYQELDK from the coding sequence ATGTTGACAGGATTAAACTTATTAAATAATCCATTTTTAAATAAAGGAACAGCTTTTACGAAAGAAGAACGTGCGAAATATGGGATTACAGGTATGTTGCCAAGCACAGTCCAAACGTTAGAGGAACAATCGATTCAAGCATACGGACAATATTTGAGTAAACAAAGTGATCTTGAAAAACGAATCTTCTTAATGAATTTATTCAATACAAACCGGACACTCTTCTATAAATTAATGGGACAACATTTAGTTGAGTTTATGCCAGTTGTTTATGATCCAGTCGTTGCGGATTCAATCGAACAATACAATGAAATTTTCTTAAAACCGCAAGATGCTGCGTTTCTTTCAATTGATGAACCAGAAAATATCAAAGCAAGTTTACAAAATGCTGCGGACGGTCGAGACATTCGCTTGATCGTGGTGACTGATGCAGAAGGAATCTTAGGCATGGGTGACTGGGGAGTCAATGGTGTAGATATTGCGATCGGTAAATTGATGGTTTATACAGCAGCTGCTGGAATCAACCCTGCCCAAGTATTACCTGTATCGATTGATGCAGGAACAAATAATGAAGAATTACTAAATAATCCATTGTATTTAGGAAATCGCCATCGTCGTGTGACAGGACAAAAATATTATGAATTTATCGATCAATTCGTTGATGCAGCAACGGATCTTTTCCCAGAACTATTACTACATTGGGAAGATTTTGGACGAGGAAATGCTGCAACGATCTTAGAAAAATATGAAGATAAAATCACTACTTTCAATGATGATATCCAAGGAACAGGGATTGTTGTTCTTGCTGGTGTACTAGGTGGACTGAATATTTCTGGAGAATCATTGAAAGATCAAACGATTTTGACTTTTGGAGCCGGTACTGCGGGCGTAGGTATTGCCAATATTCTATTAGACGAAATGATTCGTCAAGGTGTATCAGAAGAAGAAGCTCGAAAACACTTTTATCAAGTAGACAAACAAGGGTTATTATTTGAAGATACAGAAGGTTTGACTCCAGGACAAATTCCTTTTGCTCGAAAACGATCTGAATTTACTAATTCTGCTGAACTAACAACTTTAGAAGCGGTCGTAAAAGAAATTCATCCAACAATCATGATTGGGACATCGACTCAACCAGGTGCGTTTACGGAAGAAATCGTTAAGGAAATGGCAAGCCATACACCACGTCCAATCATCATGCCATTGTCTAATCCAACGAAATTAGCGGAAGCGAAAGCCAAAGATTTAATTGAATGGACTGATGGGAAAGCATTAGTAGGAACTGGGATTCCGGCAGCAGACGTGGAATACCAAGGAGTAACTTATCAAATCGGACAAGCAAACAATGCGTTGATGTATCCAGGGTTAGGACTTGGTTTGATTGCTTCAACGGCTACACGTGTGAATGCTGAGATCATTTCTCAAGCAAGTCGTGCATTAGGTGGAATCGTTGATGTTACACAACCAGGCGCAGCAATTTTACCTCCAGTTGCGAAGATCACTGAATTTTCTCAAACAATTGCAGAAACAGTAGCGAAATCTGTTGTTTCTCAAAAATTGAATCGTGAAGAAATCACTGATATCAAAGCAGCAGTGGAATCTGCTAAATGGGTACCAGAATACCAAGAGTTAGACAAATAA
- a CDS encoding 2-hydroxycarboxylate transporter family protein has translation MTQREESTTKVEEKTKEGFWTTKITGVSLPIYFVMVLVLIVAMALGKLPTNMIGPIAVLVIFGNLFHFIGTKIPIVRSYLGGGSVFAIFASAAIATFGILPEYVVKATENFVSNMGFLDFYIAALITGSILGMNRNLLMKASVRFIPVALISMIVSFFAVGLVGMLIGNGFGRSVLYISLPAMAGGVGAGAVPLSTIYANVLGTNASSIISQLLPATAMTNVLAIIGAALVARAGKSMPKLNGEGKLMAKGDLGDGKPRNVKPSIPQLGVGLMVSLTFFILGQIGNYFVPKIHAYAFMIIIVVICKITNLLPDYYEDAAIMFNNLIVKNLTAAVLAGIGIALLNLNVLASALTWQFVVLCLTSVVAISLTSGFVGRLFGLYPVESTITAGLCNNSMGGTGNVAVLSAANRMELIAFAQMGNRLGGAIVLIISGFLMQLFS, from the coding sequence ATGACACAAAGAGAAGAATCAACTACAAAAGTTGAAGAAAAAACAAAAGAAGGATTTTGGACAACTAAGATTACTGGAGTAAGTCTTCCTATCTATTTTGTTATGGTATTAGTCCTGATCGTTGCAATGGCACTTGGAAAATTACCAACGAATATGATTGGTCCGATCGCTGTTCTAGTGATATTCGGGAATTTATTTCATTTTATTGGTACAAAAATCCCAATCGTTAGAAGTTATCTAGGTGGAGGTTCCGTATTTGCGATCTTTGCCTCAGCTGCAATTGCGACTTTTGGTATATTACCAGAATACGTGGTGAAAGCTACTGAAAATTTTGTAAGTAACATGGGTTTCTTAGATTTTTATATCGCAGCTTTAATCACTGGGAGTATTTTAGGGATGAATCGTAATTTACTAATGAAAGCATCGGTACGTTTCATTCCAGTAGCACTTATTTCAATGATTGTCTCGTTTTTTGCTGTTGGTCTAGTTGGAATGTTAATTGGTAATGGGTTTGGACGTTCCGTACTGTATATCTCTTTACCAGCAATGGCTGGAGGAGTTGGAGCTGGCGCAGTTCCATTATCTACGATTTATGCGAACGTCCTAGGAACAAATGCTTCCTCTATTATTTCTCAATTACTCCCAGCTACAGCAATGACTAATGTCTTAGCCATCATTGGAGCAGCTTTGGTTGCTCGTGCAGGAAAATCAATGCCTAAATTGAATGGTGAAGGCAAACTTATGGCAAAAGGCGATCTTGGTGACGGTAAACCACGGAATGTGAAACCATCGATCCCTCAATTAGGTGTAGGTCTAATGGTGTCATTGACATTCTTTATTTTAGGACAAATCGGCAACTACTTTGTGCCAAAAATCCATGCGTATGCGTTCATGATCATCATTGTCGTGATTTGTAAAATTACAAATCTCTTACCTGATTATTATGAGGATGCAGCAATTATGTTCAATAATCTGATCGTTAAGAATTTAACAGCAGCTGTCCTTGCAGGAATAGGGATTGCGCTATTGAATCTAAATGTCTTAGCTTCAGCGTTAACTTGGCAATTCGTTGTTTTATGTTTGACAAGTGTTGTAGCAATCTCGCTCACTTCAGGATTCGTGGGACGTTTGTTCGGTTTGTACCCAGTTGAATCAACCATTACAGCTGGATTGTGTAACAATTCAATGGGTGGTACAGGGAACGTAGCAGTATTATCTGCGGCTAATCGAATGGAACTAATTGCTTTTGCGCAAATGGGAAATCGTTTAGGCGGTGCAATCGTCTTGATCATTTCAGGATTTTTGATGCAACTATTTTCTTAA
- a CDS encoding DUF1310 family protein, which translates to MKKQNMLYRLMKILGIAVIIIGGIVYMKQKQLNEEMVNMIKSDRVAQLIESELKRLDPKALAAEGIVHSYEIDYESIEPNRLGGINVELIINQDEELTLGLVVNERRNQLVNDGLVLSEKLDRLIERADQL; encoded by the coding sequence ATGAAAAAACAAAACATGTTGTATCGTTTAATGAAAATTTTAGGGATAGCAGTAATCATAATCGGAGGGATTGTGTACATGAAACAAAAGCAGCTTAATGAAGAAATGGTCAATATGATTAAGAGTGACCGAGTAGCGCAACTGATCGAATCTGAGTTAAAACGGTTAGATCCCAAAGCATTAGCAGCTGAAGGAATCGTCCATTCGTATGAAATTGATTACGAAAGTATTGAACCTAATCGTTTAGGAGGAATCAACGTTGAATTGATCATTAATCAAGATGAAGAGTTAACATTAGGATTGGTAGTCAATGAGCGCAGGAACCAATTAGTGAATGATGGATTAGTTCTCTCAGAAAAACTAGATAGGCTGATTGAGAGAGCGGATCAGTTATGA
- a CDS encoding Mbeg1-like protein — protein MISQSYMNLEVNKKISVNRQTYGYVSKIIDNKKSGEKSFIITDGNPKVQKPKEVKQITILYQGSIGINKILVNPGDVWRDWGVNNLPTAVQVINAGGATAMPQLKSAAHTLQETMQMYPNAKVSVYGHSLGSMNGQYAISDLPTAFHDRLEGVYLYQGPNIYSILNPRQQAAADKLTNEGKIFNFIDTRDLVPIGYSLTKKQVGTVIEVTSKKVKLGKQHMLGGYLFDQDGNLVTQSKGIIQLAKHQTSKELDRLAEIHHQFSHSGKGISSSQEIFLDAMQAKTITLGYKQAIQSEIDTVVKWLNNEIEQANLLWSQTKRDTNRWGEHLNDTEKMAILAEN, from the coding sequence ATGATAAGCCAAAGCTATATGAATCTCGAAGTGAACAAAAAAATTTCAGTGAATCGTCAAACATATGGTTATGTATCAAAGATAATAGATAACAAAAAAAGTGGAGAAAAAAGTTTTATCATTACCGACGGAAATCCAAAAGTGCAAAAGCCAAAAGAAGTGAAACAGATAACTATCCTTTATCAAGGCTCGATAGGGATCAATAAAATACTGGTAAATCCTGGAGATGTATGGCGAGATTGGGGAGTAAATAATCTTCCTACGGCTGTCCAAGTGATCAATGCAGGAGGAGCAACTGCGATGCCGCAATTAAAGTCTGCTGCTCATACATTACAAGAAACCATGCAAATGTATCCCAATGCCAAAGTTTCAGTATACGGCCATTCTTTAGGTTCAATGAATGGACAATATGCTATTTCAGATTTGCCGACTGCTTTTCATGATCGGCTAGAGGGAGTATATCTCTACCAAGGCCCCAACATTTACAGTATTTTAAATCCCAGACAACAAGCAGCGGCAGATAAATTAACGAATGAAGGAAAGATTTTCAATTTTATTGACACAAGAGATTTAGTACCAATCGGGTATTCACTGACAAAAAAACAAGTGGGCACAGTAATTGAAGTGACATCTAAAAAAGTGAAGTTGGGCAAACAGCATATGTTGGGCGGTTATTTATTTGATCAAGATGGGAATCTAGTGACACAATCTAAAGGGATTATCCAATTAGCAAAACATCAAACAAGCAAAGAGTTGGATCGGCTCGCTGAGATTCATCATCAATTTAGTCACAGCGGTAAAGGAATTTCTTCTTCACAAGAGATTTTTTTAGATGCGATGCAAGCGAAAACGATTACCTTGGGATACAAACAAGCGATTCAATCTGAGATAGACACAGTGGTCAAGTGGCTAAACAATGAGATTGAACAGGCTAATCTTCTTTGGAGCCAAACGAAACGGGATACGAACCGCTGGGGTGAACATTTGAATGATACCGAAAAAATGGCTATTCTGGCAGAAAATTAG